Genomic window (Pseudomonadota bacterium):
ATTCCCATGATCCACGGCGGCGTTCGTGAGATGCTTGGAGAGGTAACTACCATAATCCCCGGGAAAACTCCCTGCCTGGAATGCCTTTTGCCCAGAAACCTATCCAAAAAAGAGACATTTCCCATTTTTGGCGCAACGGCAGCTATGATAGCGTCACTCCAGGTTTTAGAAGCAATAAAGCTTCTTTCAGGCACAGGAAGGCTGCTTACCGATCGTATGCTGTTTATAAACGGCAGTGATATGGAAATTATGATGATAGACCTGCAAAAAAAGCCAGATTGCAGGATCTGCGGAGGTTTACGATGAGCATAAATATGACGTTGCACCCTTATATCAATGGTGTCGAGACGCAGCTTGAGGTCCAGGGAAGTACTGTGGGAGATTGTATTATGGATGCTGCCAAAACATACCCGGTAATGGAGAGCAAGTTATTTGCTAAACCCGGCAAACTCAAGGGATATGTTGAGATCTACGTCAACGGCAAGCCTACAGTCCCACAAGAACTTGAGTATCCCGTTAACGACGGCGATCAAATCAATGTGTTGGTATTTCTTGCAGGAGGATAATAAAAACTAAAGAATGAGGTTCAAGGCACAAGTATCACAGATAAATATATATGTTTTTGTTCCTTGACCCTCATTCTTCTTTTTTCATCTTCTCTTTTCTTTTTTCTTTTACTATATTCCTACTCTTCAGCATTTCTCCTTGTTTCTTGAGACTTACTGCATTCCACTCAATTTTTTTACGTGAGGACTTTCTCTTTGTTTGGACGTTTGGCCACTCAATCACTGAGCCATAATGTGTTTGCCATTGACCCTCTTTTTTTACCCCTTGAATCCTTGAACCCTGTTTT
Coding sequences:
- a CDS encoding MoaD/ThiS family protein, which gives rise to MSINMTLHPYINGVETQLEVQGSTVGDCIMDAAKTYPVMESKLFAKPGKLKGYVEIYVNGKPTVPQELEYPVNDGDQINVLVFLAGG